A part of Aegilops tauschii subsp. strangulata cultivar AL8/78 chromosome 2, Aet v6.0, whole genome shotgun sequence genomic DNA contains:
- the LOC109773473 gene encoding momilactone A synthase, with protein sequence MFRAMQAVLRGESRSAASAAAAGFVGQCGYSTAPSSQRLAGKVAVITGAASGIGKATAAEFVRNGAKVVLADVQDDLGRALAAELGADSASYTRCDVTDEAQVAAVVDLAVARHGKLDIMLNNAGIVGSLARPELGALDLADFDAVMAINTRGVMAGVKHAARVMAPRRAGSIICTASIAGVLGQLTPHPYSVSKFAVVGLVRSVAGELARSGVRVNAISPNYILTPLVKRILEEWYPEASGEEHRRIVEGDINEMEGVVLEVEDIAKAALYLASDDSKYVNGHNLVVDGGFTVGKAPNMPAPAAQ encoded by the exons ATGTTCCGAGCGATGCAGGCCGTGCTCAG GGGGGAGAGCCGTAGTGctgcgtcggcggcggcggctggcttCGTCGGTCAGTGTGGCTACTCCACGGCCCCCAGCTCCCAGAGGCTGGCTGGTAAGGTGGCCGTGATCACCGGCGCCGCTAGCGGCATCGGCAAGGCGACCGCGGCGGAGTTCGTCAGGAACGGCGCCAAGGTCGTGCTCGCCGACGTGCAGGACGACCTGGGCCGCGCCCTGGCGGCCGAGCTCGGCGCAGACTCCGCGTCCTACACCCGCTGCGACGTCACCGACGAGGCGCAGGTTGCCGCGGTGGTGGACCTCGCCGTGGCCCGCCACGGCAAGCTGGACATCATGCTCAACAACGCCGGCATCGTGGGCTCCCTGGCGCGGCCCGAGCTGGGCGCGCTCGACCTCGCCGACTTCGACGCCGTCATGGCGATCAACACCCGGGGCGTCATGGCCGGGGTGAAGCACGCGGCCCGCGTCATGGCGCCGCGCCGCGCGGGCAGCATCATCTGCACGGCCAGCATCGCCGGCGTGCTGGGCCAGCTGACGCCGCACCCGTACAGCGTCTCCAAGTTCGCGGTGGTGGGGCTCGTGCGCTCCGTGGCGGGGGAGCTGGCGCGCTCGGGCGTGCGCGTCAACGCCATCTCGCCCAACTACATCCTGACGCCGCTGGTGAAGCGCATCCTGGAGGAGTGGTACCCGGAGGCGAGCGGCGAGGAGCATCGGCGGATCGTGGAGGGCGACATCAACGAGATGGAAGGGGTGGTGCTGGAGGTGGAGGACATCGCCAAGGCGGCGCTGTACCTGGCGTCCGACGACTCCAAGTACGTCAACGGCCACAACCTCGTCGTTGACGGCGGGTTCACGGTGGGGAAGGCACCCAACATGCCGGCACCGGCGGCACAGTGA